GCCCTCCCGTCGCAGACGGTCGCCCAGCTGATCAAGCGGGCGGGGATTGCTCCAGGGGAGACGACATGAAGGAACTGGTGCAGTACCTGGCCCGGTACCTCGTCAACAATCCGGACGCCGTCGAGGTGAAAGAGACGCAGGGAGACACCGCGTCCGTCCTCGAGCTCAAGGTCGCCCGTGAGGATCTCGGGCGCATCATCGGCAAACAGGGCCGCACCGCCAAGTCCATCCGT
This genomic window from Deltaproteobacteria bacterium contains:
- a CDS encoding KH domain-containing protein, with the protein product MKELVQYLARYLVNNPDAVEVKETQGDTASVLELKVAREDLGRIIGKQGRTAKSIRTILNAAASRTNRKVVLEIVEDK